The DNA sequence AAAGGgtatttgatcataaaatattGTTAGATAAACCAAATGATAAGTAAtgtttgatataaattttaggGGCTTTTGTCTATATATACTGTATTATTGTTCAAAATGTTTATTTACCcatggtttttttaaaaattttcctttcaaatttcaaatcctaTTAGTAAGTTCGTAACGGcatagatatatttgaaagaactttTTGAAGCTAGAAAGAGTATTTGGTCGATCaagaataaattagatatttttgaagttttgaagggcatatttgatattatctcgcgtatgcgtgtgtgtgtgcgtgtgtgcaGTTCGAACAGCAACAGTTGCATTCAAATCATCAAACCAAACATTGAATTTGAGATTACATATAGTTACAACTGCTGTGTAATTACAACTACATACAACCAAATAGCtaaatggatacttgttctaaACATGTTGCTTAGATGGCACACATTTGATTGTACTAGGTTATAGTGGAGACTCGTATGTGCTATGTTTATACActctaagggcttgtttggtccaCCTATTATAAACTATGAAATCGAAATGGAATTTATTGATTCcaatagttgttgtttgttttccaaaaattgaattttgattttcatttcACTCTGTAATGGGAATGACCCAATGCATTTATGGCTCAATCCGATTTTGAATATCGAATTGGCCCATTCCAAGTAAACCACTAAAAACCTAATGCATTAATGGGAACTTTACTACACTAGAAAGGAAGAGGGCAAGGCAACACGACTGGCGAATATCCTCAACTATAAAGTTGGCCACCTACCGACCAAGTACCTAGGCATGACCTTAGCTACCCGCCCCCTTTTTAAGGAGGACTGGATGGCCATTATCAGGAATATTCAACGTAAAATTGATGGGTGGCAAACGAAGCTTTTATCTAGAGAAGGTAGACTTATTCTGGCCAACGCGATCCTAACTAAcctccctttttattttttatcggtGTTCAAGGCACCCAAATGGGTAATCAAGCGTATCGAGGCTCTACGTCGAGGCTTCTTCTGGAACAGAGGATGCAACTCACCAGGCAGGGGATGTTTGGTTGCATGGAAGAGTGTTTGTAGGAGTAAGAAAGAGGGTGGGCTAGGTATTTTGGACTTTAGCCACGATGAACAAAGCGCTCCtcaccaaatggtggtggaaattctaCTCGGCGCTCCAGTTACAGTGGAATAaacttatacatgatctgttctATCGCAAAAGAAGACCATTGAAGGATGGCAGATCCTTTAGACCCAGTACTTTTTGGTGGAAGGGAGTCCTTAGTCATAACGAAATCTTCTAGTGGGGAACCTACTTCAAATTGGGCAACATGTGTACTATCGATTTTTGGTCCAATTGATGGTGTGGGGAAAAGACGCTGGAATCCTCATTTTCCAAGGTTTATTCTCTTTCGCAGCGTAAAAACTAGAAAATCAATGATTGCCTCATGAGCGATGGATGGAATTGGAGCAAGATTCTTGGTAGTGGCAACACTAGTGGACACGGATTGAGCCCTAGTCACTTAGCACTTAGGGATAGGATCTCTAATTTCAAACTAGAACATAAACCGAACAGTGTACAGTGGGGATAGAGCCCTGACGAGAGATTCTCAGTGAAATTTGCCTATTCGATGCTAAATGATGGGGGTACAAGGGATACCCGAACAAGCAAGATCTGGAGACTACGAGTACCTCTAAAAGTGAAAGTGTTTTGTTGAATTGTACTTAAAAGGCGACCTCTTACCGCATATAACCTTTTAAGGAGAGGATGGACCGGTAATACTGCCTGTGTGTTGTGTGGGTGCGAAGAGGAAACCGTCGACCACCTATTTACATGGTGCGTCTTTTTGAGATTTCTAATGACGACGTCCTTGGAAAATGTCCAGCCTAGCGATTTGGAGGACGATGTGATGTTGGTCTGGGATAGGTGGACAGCGAGGATTGGGCAGTCGATGAGGCCAAAGATAACCGGATTGGTAGCCTATTGGTGGGTAATTTGGGAGACCAGGAACGGCGTGATCTTTAGGAAGGCCCGACCAGACCCCCTTCTTGTAACTTGTAAGATTAAGTAGCTATTGAATCTTTGGGAACAATTTCTCCCTGCTAATCGGCGTCATGCTCGTAGCTGGTAGtcggttttcttttttttctttttttttttttcggcggcCCCACCCCACCGCCCCCAAGGCCGATGGTGCCCCACCTATGTACCTTAGTTTATCTTTCCGGTGAATGAAGAGAGTAATGtgcttttttttctcaaaaaaaaaatacacaaaCACTttcccctcctctccctccaccACTCTCCTTTCTCTTAACCAAAACCTCTCTCAAGATTCCAATAATGAATCAaacaattttagataatttgtcattttatttttcattccaaCGCAATCAATTACATTTTCCATTTCGATTCCAATTATGAACTAAACATGCCCTAGGACTATTTGTATAGATGAACGTCATATTCAGTGCATTTGGATAGATGAACATAATATTCAATACTTCTGTTTGATTTACTTTAGAAACACATAATATTTGTTAGATAATGTTTGTAATCAAATATTAGAGTGAACTCCATATTAGGCTTTCAAATCatcttataaataaaaaagggctTTTGCTTATTTCTACTATTTATCAAAATCATAAATAACACGCTCTAATCACATAAAAAGATCTTCAtactaaataaattatcattGCATATGCTCTTCTGACATTCAAATAGAGCCTAAGAAATTTAATGGGATAGTTTCTAAGGTACCCTTCAAAACttctaaacttcaaaatatctaatataacTCTgattgaccaaaatactcttcttAATTTTCGAAAATTCCTTCAAGCATCTCCAAATCCTTAGGTTTACTAATAGAATTTGGAGTTTAGAAgtgtattttgataattttcgaataaatttgaaaaaaaaaagaagcaaaaatcaCTAAATTAATTGTCACCTTTCCCTCGGCTTGAGCTCATTTGATCGCCAAACATTTGAtccattttttttctaatgtttGATCGTCAAACATTTTACgttttgttataaaataataatcttcTGCTGTATGGCCGCTTCTTTAGTTTACCTTCTGATGATCACGAAGATTATTTTAAAGCAAAATGCTAGGCCTTATTAGGCAccgtttattttttcttctataaaatagaaattacatTTGATTATGTTAGTAGATGATCTTTTCATTTAGGTTCTATTTGAatacatgaatattttatttagtatatcttGATAGTTTACTTAAAATGTTTGTACATTTGATAAATGAGTAGTGTAATTAAGGGTCTATTTGGCCTAGATTCTGGAAAAGTGATTTTAGTttggagaattgattttggtgaaAAACTGTAGAACATTTGGCTGAGTTTaggtaaaagtgatttttctaaaGTGACATTCAAAAATTGTTTGGCAAAAAATTTTTGATGCTGGTATATATTAATANTGTTGAGCATATGTACGTTTTTCTTGTCTTCTAAACGCCAAACTCTGCCGTTATCTCTAGGCTCGGTATTCTTGCTTGGGTTGTTGGGCAAAGAACTCAAGGAACAGTTTATTACGCCTTCTTATATGCAATTcagaactaaaattttgaattccattTTACTACGCAAACTATTTGAAGGAagtagaattttgaattccatTCTACTCCGCAAACTTCGCATTTAAACTCTAGATCATTCGAAAGTCTGCATCAATCTAAATTTATCTTCGGtaaaaattgttaaataatACTAAATAAGCATTGGTCTTCAAAAGTTTAAGCCGTCAGATaacggtatttttaatatttatatttaatactctcCCTCATATTTTAAACTCGAGACTTTTTGATAGGTTAAAGACATGAACTTGAAATATATAGgggaaaatgaaataaaactaGGAGCCTGATGGGACTCGAACTCGGAATTTTTTACTCTGACACCatcttaaattatatgaaacaactattatttctctaaaagtttaagtttgtagagaacggtgttttataatttttatttctaacaaCCCTCCCTCACATATGAGATTGAgagaaatattaagaaaaatactattttcttgATGGCTTAAGATTTTGGATAATAATggttgtttcgtattatttaagATATCATCAAAGTCGATTTTAAATGCTTTCGTTTTGTGAGGTTGTGGGTTCATTGAcatttaggccccgtttggatgcATAGTAAATAAATTCCATGGAGTTTAAATACCGTAGTTTTGGTCCAAATGAAATGGAGTATCCTGTAACTCCAAAAAAATTCCACGGGTTACTTTaaaagctgtttggatacacaTTTTAGAATTCTACAGGATTTCtgataatctttaaaaattaccCTTgtgaatttaaacttaaattattagttattaaatgactttaaaatctaaaaatttaatttaaaattttaaaatttaaatttaatgttaaatttatactttgtatctaaaataaaattaaaaatttaaagtttgagtctaaaatcagaatcagttttggaaaagcagcttttttctgtttctgattCTAGATCtttcaaaatcaattttgtGATTGTGAAAAGTAAACCAGATTTTCCATCTGTCATTTTCAAACGCTCTACTGAGCTCAAAAGTGAGTTTGGGCTTAGAATGACTTCtgagaagctaggccaaacaccccctaaatgTCTGAAATTCAATATAACATTTGGTCTTCAAATTATtctttgaataaataaatcacCTTAATCCTTAGGTTCTATTTACgtgcatgaatattttattcaacaTATCTctatgatttaattaaaaaattttgtacattTGGCATATGAGAAGTGTGATCGAATGTCTAGAATTGGATACTATATTTCacctttagatttttttttttgggataagcTAAATTAGCTCGTAGGTATAATATGCTATTCTACCAAATCATAAATATCAAAATCTCTCgatggataaaaattaaattcctTTATTACAATCAGATTACAAAAAATCTTATAGCCAAAACTTTCtttctcctttattttttttgaaaatttgtcaTCCATTAATTATCCGTgcaaaaaataatgaaagaagaagaaaaaagtaattatttagtttttatttattgttgccAAATAAACACTCTAAATACAAGTATCGCGAGTAATTCACAATTCCCTTGTATactatttcatataaaaattttatttgaaaaaaatgaaaagatgtCACAATtccaataatattataaaacaaAGTCAAAGGGTATAAATATAATGCAttgaaataaaagttaaaatttatgatCCCATAATTTGAGGGTTCTCCATACACTTAttagtatctctctctctctctctctctctctctctctctctctctactttgcTCCAATGCTCACCTCCTCTCAAAGATTACTTTGCCTCCTCCCATGCTCAAATCAAAGATACAAAACCATCATCTCACCGCCATGCtgtccatctccatctccctctcctctgcATGCTcactgtttgatgaaatgccccAGAGACCAAAAACACCTCCTAACAAAATGGCCCAACAATTTCATTCCCCTATGGTTCATGCCAAAGATTACAATGTCCCTTCACTCTCACACAATCTCTCAAGCAAGTTCTCTTCTACAATGTTACCGCTGAAACGCCGAGCTATACTACATCTCCTTCGTTCTCGCATCAGAGAAAACGATATCCTAACGGCGATGCAATTGCACTCTCCTGTGTTGAAATACGGGTACTCGTCGGATGTTTACGTAGCAAGCGTGCTCGTGGATGCGTATGCGAAATGTGGGTTTGTTGAGGATGCCCACAAGGTGTTTGTTGATATCTCTGTGAGAGACTTGGTGCTGTGGAATGTGATGGTGTCTTGCTATGCCTTGAATGGTCTTGGTGAAGAATCTCTTAAGGTGTTTGTGTTGATGAGATTAAAGGGATTTTTCGGTGATGGGTTTACCTTTAGTAGCTTGCTCAGTGCTTGTAGCTCCTTGGGTTGTTGTGAACTAGGAAGGATGATTCATAGTCTTATTGAAAAGTTGGGTCTTAGTTGTGATGTAGTTGTTGGTAGCGCACTAGTTGATATGTATGCAAAATGCTGTGAGATCGTTGATGCTCGCAGGGCCTTTGATGCTAGGGGTGCTCGGAATGTTGTCTCGTGGAACGCAATGATTGTTGGTTACGGGCAATGTGGCGAAGGTAAAGAGGCTATGAAGCTTCTTAGTCGGATGATCAAATTCGGATTTAAGCCTGATGAACTCACACTCGCTAGTATTCTTAGCTCTTGCGCCCATATAGCGGCGACCAATGAGACTACTCAAGTCCACGGTTATGCGGTTAAAATGGGTTTCCAAGATTTCGTGTCGATAGGAAATGCTCTTATTATTGCTTACGCCAAGAATGGTTTCATAGATGATGCATTTAGCTCCTTTTGTTTGATCACTGGGCCTGACTTGGTTACATGGTCATCAATGGTTTCTTCTTATGCATACCATGGACTTCCTTCCGATGCAATTGATCTGTTCGAGAAAATGTTGCGAGAAGGAATAAGGCCGGACGGAGTCGCCCTTTTAGGGGTTCTCTCTGCTTGTAGTCATGCAGGGCTTGTGGAAGAAGGGTTGAGATATTTTGCTTCTATGAGAAATGAATATCAAATTAGTCTGAATTCGGAGCATTATACTTGTTTGGTTGATTTGCTAGGTAGAGCTAATCAACTTGAGGTTGCCTACAGTGTTCTAAGTAATATGTGCTTGAAACCTGATGCTGATGTGCTTGGAGCttttattggtgcttgtaaagtTCACGGCAACACTCGGTTGGCGAAATGGGCTGCGGAAAAGCTTTTCAAGTTACAACCAAGTGAGCCAGTGAATTACAAACTCATGTCCAATATCTACTCATCTACGGGACAATGGGAGGATGTTGCGACGGTGAGAAGCACGATGAGGACTAAATGTTGTACCAACATGCCGGGTTTTAGTTGGATAGAGATCGGTGGAACGGTTCGCTCCTTCGTCTCCAATGACGTTTCGTATGTGCAGGCATCAGAGATTCGTAAAATGTTGAGAGTGCTTGTTACACTGATGAAGAAAGCTAGCATGattgatgaaattttgatggatCATGATCTAGCAGTTATGTAAATACCAGATTGTTCTAGTTTATCCTATGTATCTTTAGTGGGACTGCCAAGTGTTGTTCATCTCACTGGACAAGTTCAACTATCAAGTAAGAACTTACCATATGACTTTGATTCCTTTATACAGTAGTTTTCATCTCATTGGACAAGTTCATCTGAAGGTTGTCATTTTCTTCGTTCATGATCACGCGTAGCTGCAAAGTATGCTAGAATTCTATCATGCTGTCTTCTCAGGTGGCAGTTCCTCACAAAACTCCTGTCAATTGATTCAAATCAGGTAATTATTTTACACTTAAGAGTTACTTTGTTAGACactaattttgcaaattaactGGTGGTTACTAGAAGTATTCATGTTTCAGATGCATGAAGGTTCTTGAGATTGCTTGTTTTCTCTGTCCATTGGAGCCTACAAGAAAGTAAGGTAAGGTCACTCTTCCTTTTCTACTGTTGCCAAAGTAACATTGATTGTTATCGGAAACGGGGATATGTTATCAATCTTTAACATTGCACTGCTTTATACTCAACAACTTATTTAAGCTATGAACCTTTGTCCTCCTCCGTTCTGCTTCTCTTTTCACATACACTACTCTCCTTCGATCGTGCACTTTCCATGTCTGAGTTGTTCCGTCATTCTCCTGCACGGTTGCGCTTGATGATCATACCCTCTCCTCCCAAGCTTCTTTGTTGGGAGACTACATCAGCGACTTTAGACGCTCTTGCTACTACCACTGCCTCTGATCCTTAGATCACAACATCTAACTGCTCCTTTGCTATTGAGACTTCAATATATTCTTAGATGGATAGTACTCTGATGATCTACTTGTCTCACTGACTGTgtcttctcttttttgtttgtttatctTATAATTTGTTGGGACCGTATGACAGAAAGGATATGTTTGTTTTGATGACTGAGGTGCATTTAGCATCTCTATGATGTTTCTccttaaaatctttttttttttaagaatatgcATAGAAAATTACTCTATATTTTAAActcaccaaaaaaaatttgaaattgcttTATTTTCAGTCAAAACTATATCTTGTCTACTTAATTCTAGTTCCCAATCTATCAaatgaaaatggatttgttTTGGATAGATGACATGAATGGCATACTAGAAATTGAGAATGTGGTGGTGCTCAAACTCTCTGgacatttgaattaattatgaGGCTTGATGACCATTTTCATTCATCAGTTCCCAGGTGGAAATTCATGGCTATTGCCCGAGAACTTTTTCAAGTCATGAAGGAACTGAACCTGCATTTTCATGGTTGCTTATATTTGTTTTTGCagccaaaaattatttaatatgtttatagaGTACAAAACATCAAAAAGAGATTTAAGGATTGTTTGGTTACACAGAGTTATTGAGTTGTAACTGCACTGTAGTTGAAATTGGATGTAAATTTAAGTATGATATTTGGTTTGGTTAACTTAAATTCAACTGCTATAATGGGAACCGTAAAAGGAGGCTTATGCACAGGAGTTGAAATTACATTCAAATTGGCTATAGTTTTAGCtgcaatataaaatataatagttgGAAAGAGTAATTTTGAACAAAGGTAAACTTACTTAATCACCttttaaatggaaaaaaaaaaaaatcttctacaCAGGTGGTAATCTCACAACCTCATATATAGAGtgataaaatgtataaatagaATTCTAAACTATATttgatcaaacaaattatttataatgaCAACAATTTCTTCTGCAGCTGACCAACAAGATATGTATAACGATAACTACTTATAGCAATTCAGTCCATTAACACTAATAACTCATTGAGCCTAAAATAACcaacccaaaatgtttaagcctgCTTAAGCTCAACCCAtagactttatatttttatgcacAATTTCGTTCCTATCTGATGTAGAATTAATAGGGGTTAGAAACTCTTCCTGTTTAAATCCTGACGTACTCGTCAGATTCATGCCCATGCACAATCTCGTTCCCATCCCTAGCTCGTCTCATGCCCACACACAATCTCATTCCCATCCAATATAAAACTATTGGGGCATTACAAATTCTTCATGTTTAGATCCTGATATCCTTATCAAGTTTATACCTTATCCCATCTCATACCCTAGCACAAGATTATCAGGCGATATGAaattcatctcacactttcgactGACAAACTTGgctttgatataaaatataataattgaacCAACTAACACTAACTAGTTGGGTTCAAACTATcaatccaaaatacttaagtcggGTTATTAGTTCTAATATGCCCTTCACACTGTTTCACATTATCCAATGTGTgatattggggtgtcacactgTTACACTTTAGATgcataattattattacatcCAAACAATCACCCCCCTGATGCATTCATTTATGTTACTCGAACGTTGACCATAGTTTCCTTTGACATCCCAATTTCATCAGGCGCTGTGGAATGCATTTAGACACTGTCAAATTAATGATCctatcttctttcttttagCTCTATTATTATTGCAAGCTCTATCATATCTAGAAACCTCTGTCACATGGAGATGAATGTTAGTCATAAACCTTTTATTCTTGCATTCATAATCAGGATTAATATCCCGCAAAGAACTTTAAGTTTTATCTAAATATTGGAATAATTTATCCAATATTTAACTTATTTAGTACAAAAATATTCTTGTGTGAATAGAAgcaaaaagtttaattttaactcCTAGATAGATATTGACATTCATAATGTGATTTGGATGAAACataatttgaaagttaaatatagtattatatctACAAGCTTCGCGGATAAGCCATATTtgtttatcatcattttttatgaaatttttattttcagccgttcatttatAGACTAcccgtttgataggtaaatgatgtcgaaaaattataaaatttagtttacaaatactttcaatagtataaatcaaatctaatagagccgatcatcaatttgaaaaccacattatcgaaaacaacttggtagcacgcaCGGAGGTCATAGTATAGCAGCCGAACTCTACATATAATCAATTATATATCCTTAAATTAGAAGATGGACAGTAATCAAGTAAAGAAAGAGGATCACTCTTTAAATTTCTCCATATTTGGTTTAAAAATACATTACCTCTACATTTTAGTATAAATGTTTCTGGGTTTAATTAATTCCTCGCTAAGAGCCGAGAGTCTTTAATCTCTTTGCAGTGTGAATGAAGCCCACAATGACCTGCATCTCATCCAATCGCTTTTGCAATTGGGAGGAAAAATAATTGATCAGATCACAGGTGAGAATGCTATTTCAAATGAGAAACATAAAAAGGTTACAATGTATGGTCAACCCGTCAACTATTCGCCATTCTAAAATAGACACCTTAACTGCTTTTTTTCTAATTCTCTCACCCCTttcaacttttgatcattttgattGAAATTATTTCCATCAACTATAAAAATTTTCGAAGATTTTGTTAAGTTTAATggtaattttctaaattttgttaTGAAGTTTTTAAGTGTAAACTTCATTTAGTCCTTTTGTGGTTTAGCGCATTTTCTAGTTTGCCACGCACTTTACAACCCTATGATTGTCTTTGATTCACCATAAGGACCTTCCGTTAAATAGGATAATAAAGTACCGTATTTTGCATACCACAGAGtgattaattacaaattataagcTAGTAAAGTGTTCTAGTTAATCATCCTGTGGTTTGTAAAATTTATCACTTCACTACCTTGTGATAAATTATAGCATTTTATTGTCGCACTTAACGACAAGCCCTTATTGTTATACAAAGAGAAAATTACAGAATAACAAAGTGAGACTTTTTAAACCACACAATGATAAAATAAATGCGCTAAACAAAAGGGGGCAAATTAAAGTTTCCCCATTTCTTAAATTGTTAACGGCTGATAGCTAATTGAGTAATTACTGTACCACAATGCTAAATTCCAATTAAGAAGGGGCATAAAAATGAAGTTTGAGGGCCCACTGCAAAGAGGCTACGACTGAGAgggtcttcatacatttttgtCATGAAGGAATAGAGTTGACAAAATATTAATGGGTACCTGAGATAAGAAATGATGTTGTACGCCATGAATTAGTTGCTCCTCGGAAGGGTTAGGGTTGATGCTTACCTGAATAGGAAAAGTTCATAGCACTCAGAGATCGATTAGTATCACAGAGCATCATGAATAGTTTCACAAATGGAAGCTTAAAATAGGGGTTCAGGTCCAAATATAACATACGAGGTTGAAATGTTTCCAATATCTCCACAAGGCGGTTCTCCCGAGTTTTGCCAAATTTACTCTCTGCTAATAATAAGTATGATGAAGTGTAAGCATAATGCTTGCACAATGAATTCACGCATGCCAAAAAATGGAAGCAACAATTCTGATCAATTGTGTAGTACATAATTTCGCGATGTACaagcatgcaatgctattttGTTTTACCATAAGTATCATATTAATGATGTGATCCTAGTATTGACTTACCGCTAAGTATCATATTAATGCATTTTGGATCCTCAGTATTATGTTTGCATCTCGAACCAGGGTGGAGGGTAAGTCTCATTGCTAGCCTGCTGCACTACTAGGCCTGAAGAAGAATCCAACCCTTAGTGTGACAACCCTCTTTTGTAGTTTCGCGACCTCTGAGCGCTGGCTGTTCGAACAAATAAGTCATTACATTTATCAACCAAtcattttgaaagatataatCGAGTAAATAGGGATTTACAAAAACTTGGGTTAAATAATACAATGAGTTTATTACGATAGTCAATCTCTTCTCGCTCATTTAGGAGCTGGTCAGAAGAGTTGTCACAGTCGCATGCAACTTTGCATCTTGCTTCGTCTACCTTGAGCTTCCAAAACACTCAAAAGCATTCCTCTGCAGATACTACCTCACCGTATCTTCAACCTGCAACCCAATAATGTGACACTTCTTTTTCCAGCTTCTATCAAGCAAAATGAGAAAACCATACTTAGCACTAGACGAGCACAAGAGACCGACGTCTAAGTTTATCCCAAACTGATGAGAGCAAGTGTAAATTCCACCTAGCAGTATCCTCCTGGTGAAAAGGTCGCTTATGGTAGGTACCAAAAATGTTGGTTAGGAGACCATAGTTAGGCCTGTGCCAATTGTTTTATGTTCAATCTACGGAAGATCAGAGCACATATCTTTCCTCAATCCACTCAAATGAAAGTCAGAACACAATTACTGAATATAAACTCTTTGTTTCATGCAGTTTAGCGGATTAAAtcattaaggaaaaaaaaaaaaaaaaaaaaaaaaaaaaatataaatatcacaatcttataatattatataaaaactgTGAGATTTCATGTGATGTCATTAAGCCATGTTCATCACTCCTAGCCAAACATAGCAGAAAAAACCCgcttcaaaaaattacaatttctAATCCAGTCAACCTATACCACTATAAAGATACAAAATACTGATACTATTTAAATAGATATAAAGCATCAAGAATTAAATCATACAGATAGATAGgaatatcttatatttttttctttaaattacaAGTAAATCCACTAGATAGTActatctttatattttatttattagagcGTAGATAAAACTGGATTCTCAATTCGTATTCCATTTATGACTCTAACTAGAGAATCTAAAAGTACAAAAATTCAACAATAAGTACCTATTAGAGACTATCACTAAAACTAAGATATGTGGTTTTAAACAAGTTTTGCGACTTGAGTAAACCTCTTAGTATTTTAATCTCTATTTAGACTACACGATTTCGGAATGAATATAGAAATCCCGACTAAATTTCACGACATGCAATACATGAACTCGAAGACTAGATTTATTGGCTAGACCATATAATACAATTCACGAGAAGAACCATGTTATCTCCTTCTACATAGAAAAAAGTAACCAGCTTTTTCAGCACATCATAGtatatttcttcttctctttctggctctttttcttttttcttttgtttctctttgcttttttctttcttctatcAATCACTTTTCATTACATATTATTCTACAACTAATTTATCTTTCCCTCCtacttttttttaccttttaaaCTTATTATGCACTTTTGCTTATAAAGCTTAACTAAATTCGTTGTTTGCTTAACCTGTATATTCTATATCTAAAATAAACCATTGTAAAACAAGCTCGCCGTCGCATAGGTATTTCAGTTAGTAATATACCAAGATCAGCCCAAGAATACCCTTGTGTTATCCCTCACACCACTTAACTCGAGAACagaaattaagataaaaaaattaatgataaaacAAGTATGGTCTACAAATTCATATGTCTGACGAATTCTTTCATTGACGCTAGCAAGAAAAACAGCTATAGTATATAAGTACCGCGAGATCGTCAAATAGTATGCTACCCGAaatttatccgaatccgaattgcAAACAATATATTCGTGGATATCGGAATATGGATTCAAATTATGGGATTTCTGATTTGTACCCGACCTGAACTGAACCCGACCCAACCCGAACCTTCTATCTTTGTCTATATCTAATATATACTTCCTATAtaactatactatactatatatatactactatctACATATAacatacata is a window from the Ananas comosus cultivar F153 unplaced genomic scaffold, ASM154086v1, whole genome shotgun sequence genome containing:
- the LOC109704773 gene encoding pentatricopeptide repeat-containing protein At2g46050, mitochondrial-like, producing the protein MLKSKIQNHHLTAMLSISISLSSACSLFDEMPQRPKTPPNKMAQQFHSPMVHAKDYNVPSLSHNLSSKFSSTMLPLKRRAILHLLRSRIRENDILTAMQLHSPVLKYGYSSDVYVASVLVDAYAKCGFVEDAHKVFVDISVRDLVLWNVMVSCYALNGLGEESLKVFVLMRLKGFFGDGFTFSSLLSACSSLGCCELGRMIHSLIEKLGLSCDVVVGSALVDMYAKCCEIVDARRAFDARGARNVVSWNAMIVGYGQCGEGKEAMKLLSRMIKFGFKPDELTLASILSSCAHIAATNETTQVHGYAVKMGFQDFVSIGNALIIAYAKNGFIDDAFSSFCLITGPDLVTWSSMVSSYAYHGLPSDAIDLFEKMLREGIRPDGVALLGVLSACSHAGLVEEGLRYFASMRNEYQISLNSEHYTCLVDLLGRANQLEVAYSVLSNMCLKPDADVLGAFIGACKVHGNTRLAKWAAEKLFKLQPSEPVNYKLMSNIYSSTGQWEDVATVRSTMRTKCCTNMPGFSWIEIGGTVRSFVSNDVSYVQASEIRKMLRVLVTLMKKASMIDEILMDHDLAVM